A single region of the Sulfitobacter geojensis genome encodes:
- a CDS encoding flagellar hook-basal body complex protein FliE, with product MSDFAAIRSSYVQAAYSKAAETKPKPADANPATADFSTMVSNAAAQAVETVRTGDQMAIAGLNGQAGLQQVVEATMAMESTVQVSVALRDKLVEAYQDIMRMPI from the coding sequence ATGTCAGATTTCGCGGCCATCCGGTCCTCCTATGTCCAAGCGGCCTATTCCAAGGCAGCAGAAACCAAACCGAAACCGGCTGATGCAAATCCGGCCACGGCTGATTTTTCCACAATGGTTTCGAATGCCGCAGCGCAAGCGGTAGAGACCGTGCGCACCGGCGACCAGATGGCCATTGCCGGCCTGAACGGTCAGGCTGGTTTGCAGCAGGTGGTCGAAGCAACGATGGCCATGGAAAGTACTGTTCAGGTTTCCGTGGCACTGCGTGACAAGCTGGTCGAAGCCTATCAAGACATCATGCGCATGCCGATCTGA
- a CDS encoding flagellar basal body-associated FliL family protein, giving the protein MAAKPDPKKKSPEAGAEDAEAQKSRGSRKTLLAAALMCLVSLGGGFFLARAAYLQDAEEYAPEYKDAEAADAHDEQADAHGGDAKKGGAKLREDLTDPLAKDGHDAEKAMALQPKDDGDGHSGAAVDSGLLDLGDMLTNIQSVSPQGTPDTAFLKINLVIAYRPDAEAGALMEERQPFIRDLFNSYLRGLSEADLRGMGGIMYVKAELLKRARAAVGNDLPQEILIKDLIVQ; this is encoded by the coding sequence ATGGCTGCCAAGCCCGACCCAAAAAAGAAGTCTCCAGAAGCCGGCGCAGAGGATGCGGAGGCGCAAAAGTCGCGCGGGTCACGCAAAACCCTGCTTGCGGCCGCTCTGATGTGTCTTGTTTCGCTTGGGGGCGGCTTCTTTCTGGCGCGCGCGGCTTATCTTCAGGATGCCGAGGAATATGCGCCGGAGTATAAGGATGCGGAAGCCGCGGATGCGCATGACGAACAGGCGGATGCGCATGGGGGTGATGCGAAAAAGGGTGGTGCCAAGTTGCGCGAGGATTTAACGGATCCGCTGGCCAAGGATGGGCACGATGCCGAAAAGGCGATGGCGCTGCAGCCTAAGGACGACGGCGACGGGCACTCAGGCGCGGCTGTGGATAGTGGTCTTCTTGATCTTGGTGACATGCTGACGAATATTCAAAGCGTAAGCCCGCAAGGCACGCCAGACACGGCGTTTCTAAAGATCAACCTTGTTATCGCTTACCGGCCGGACGCAGAAGCGGGTGCGCTTATGGAAGAGCGTCAACCGTTCATCCGCGATCTTTTTAACAGCTATCTGCGCGGCCTGTCGGAGGCAGATCTGCGTGGCATGGGAGGGATCATGTACGTCAAGGCAGAGCTGTTGAAACGGGCGCGGGCCGCGGTGGGAAATGACCTGCCTCAGGAAATCCTGATCAAAGACCTGATAGTTCAATGA
- a CDS encoding MotE family protein, translated as MRNLLSGKMILGGLGVMLFAKAAMSFPELPSLKDVAPVRDIGVVTAAGKTEAPAESATDSPPLVEGLIEPTGNLDTPEAILRSLTRERELVALQKAEIDKRQAEIALAEERLRVERASLTELKTSIETLLAQVEASQTDDLERLIAFYKNMKPADAARIIDDLDIETTIMILGTMNPRIAAPIMAKVSPVRARAVSKIILERSQLPGDQDLTGIKLN; from the coding sequence ATGCGAAACCTGTTGAGCGGTAAGATGATCCTTGGCGGTTTGGGCGTCATGTTGTTTGCCAAGGCCGCGATGTCCTTTCCTGAACTCCCGTCATTGAAAGACGTGGCACCGGTTAGGGATATCGGTGTTGTCACAGCCGCAGGCAAGACCGAGGCCCCGGCGGAGTCGGCAACGGATTCACCGCCCTTGGTTGAAGGACTTATCGAGCCGACAGGAAACCTTGATACGCCCGAGGCGATTTTACGTTCGTTGACGCGGGAACGTGAATTGGTCGCGTTGCAAAAGGCAGAGATCGATAAACGGCAGGCTGAAATTGCTTTGGCCGAGGAGCGGTTGCGGGTTGAACGCGCATCGCTGACAGAGTTGAAGACCTCTATCGAAACGCTACTGGCGCAGGTCGAAGCGTCACAGACCGATGATCTGGAGCGGTTGATTGCGTTCTACAAAAACATGAAACCTGCTGATGCCGCACGGATCATTGACGATCTGGACATCGAGACAACCATCATGATCCTTGGCACGATGAATCCGCGTATTGCCGCGCCGATTATGGCCAAGGTATCGCCTGTTCGGGCGCGGGCTGTGTCCAAGATTATTCTGGAACGGTCGCAACTGCCCGGAGATCAGGACCTGACAGGTATCAAGCTGAACTAA
- a CDS encoding flagellar basal body protein: MNTEPTSLFDLAPQRLQWLANRQKVVSENIANADVSGARAQDVESFASYLNGIRAGEVLPDAQVKDADVSWGEDMSGNNIILEEQMIEANSTASQFKIAANLYRKAHEMLYTVAGRR, translated from the coding sequence ATGAATACCGAACCGACATCTCTCTTTGATCTGGCACCCCAGCGCCTGCAATGGCTGGCGAACCGTCAAAAGGTGGTTTCAGAGAATATCGCCAACGCAGACGTCAGCGGCGCACGCGCGCAGGATGTCGAAAGTTTCGCCAGCTACCTCAACGGCATTCGCGCGGGCGAGGTTCTGCCCGACGCCCAAGTCAAAGACGCCGATGTCAGCTGGGGTGAGGATATGTCGGGCAACAACATCATCCTCGAAGAACAGATGATCGAAGCAAACTCGACCGCCTCGCAGTTCAAAATTGCAGCGAACCTGTACCGCAAAGCACATGAGATGCTCTATACGGTCGCCGGTCGCCGGTAA
- the flhB gene encoding flagellar biosynthesis protein FlhB, with translation MAENNDSTEKTLEPTEKKLQDARKKGDVPSSKETGNMVVVLALLGIIAFVLPVQTPKVMDALFALIEQSTTLTVDTGTTGVTRLGEIMSDFSLSIVIAIAPMFAVLLAGAAIGAAIQGETVISFERIRPKLSKLSPAQGLKRLFSANSLVEFVKSIVKVFAVGGFAIWVTLEAVQRVWMMSGFLPEYLPGYLVAASQKLLLAAALFLVPVAIADILWRRFDWRKKQRMSQKDLRDEMKESEGSPEIRNQRARRRRELSRQRTLAVVPIANVILTNPTHYSVALKYDPDTDMAPVCIAKGADLVALRIREVAFEHDIPIVENKPLARLLFDTVEIDQAVPVEHWEIVAEIISFVFALKENKPHVAPEGSVLRTRPV, from the coding sequence ATGGCAGAGAACAACGACAGCACAGAAAAGACCCTAGAACCCACCGAAAAGAAGCTTCAGGACGCCCGCAAGAAAGGCGATGTGCCTTCCTCGAAAGAGACCGGGAACATGGTCGTGGTTCTGGCGCTGTTGGGTATCATTGCGTTTGTGTTGCCAGTCCAGACACCCAAGGTGATGGATGCCTTGTTTGCGTTGATCGAACAATCCACCACTTTGACGGTGGATACAGGAACAACCGGCGTCACCCGTCTGGGTGAAATCATGAGCGACTTTTCTCTGAGTATCGTCATCGCCATTGCACCGATGTTCGCCGTCTTGCTCGCAGGGGCCGCCATAGGTGCGGCCATTCAGGGCGAGACCGTGATCTCCTTTGAACGCATCCGCCCCAAGCTATCAAAGCTTTCCCCCGCGCAGGGGCTCAAACGCCTGTTTTCGGCCAACTCGCTGGTGGAGTTTGTCAAAAGCATCGTCAAGGTATTTGCCGTGGGCGGGTTTGCAATCTGGGTCACACTTGAAGCGGTGCAACGGGTCTGGATGATGTCCGGATTCTTACCCGAATACCTGCCCGGATACCTTGTTGCGGCCTCACAGAAACTGCTGCTGGCCGCCGCATTATTTCTGGTGCCTGTCGCGATTGCCGACATCCTGTGGCGCCGTTTCGACTGGCGCAAAAAGCAACGCATGAGCCAGAAAGACCTGCGTGACGAGATGAAGGAAAGCGAAGGATCCCCCGAGATTCGCAATCAGCGGGCACGCCGTCGGCGTGAGCTGTCGCGTCAGCGGACCCTAGCTGTAGTGCCGATTGCCAATGTGATCCTGACCAACCCCACGCATTATTCCGTGGCGCTGAAATATGATCCCGACACCGACATGGCACCCGTGTGTATCGCGAAAGGCGCTGATCTAGTCGCCCTGCGTATCCGCGAAGTTGCGTTTGAACACGACATTCCGATTGTGGAAAACAAACCACTTGCCCGACTGCTTTTTGACACGGTCGAGATTGATCAGGCGGTGCCCGTCGAACATTGGGAAATCGTGGCCGAGATCATCAGCTTTGTCTTTGCGCTGAAGGAAAACAAACCCCATGTCGCACCGGAAGGATCGGTTTTACGGACCCGTCCGGTTTAG
- a CDS encoding flagellar biosynthetic protein FliR, translating into MPLDTFISSLFFSYLVVFARLGSALIFMPAFGEVQIPVRARLSFAVVLCAALLPMTPVQAVMPTAPVAVLLLLAVEITIGLWIGLSARIILSALQFAGFQAGQVSGLANAFGPSFGSFEGATMVATLMLISAVAMIFVTDTHHIILRALLSSYVIFPPGQIMIIDMTDQILRAAGQSLYIGTAIAAPFFIMGVVLNLGMGLANRVMPQLPVFFVAAPLLIGAGLLILAVSMPTILDFYISEFRAWLGGFKF; encoded by the coding sequence ATGCCCCTTGATACCTTCATCAGCTCGCTGTTCTTTTCCTACCTCGTTGTGTTTGCCCGTCTCGGATCCGCGTTGATTTTTATGCCCGCCTTTGGCGAGGTGCAGATTCCTGTCCGTGCGCGCCTGTCTTTTGCCGTGGTACTCTGTGCCGCGCTTTTGCCAATGACGCCTGTGCAGGCTGTGATGCCCACCGCCCCCGTTGCTGTTCTGCTTTTGCTAGCTGTCGAAATCACCATCGGTTTGTGGATCGGGCTGAGCGCCCGCATCATTCTGTCCGCGCTGCAATTTGCGGGGTTTCAGGCGGGGCAGGTTTCCGGTTTGGCCAATGCTTTCGGGCCGTCCTTCGGATCGTTCGAGGGCGCAACGATGGTGGCAACCTTGATGCTGATCTCGGCTGTTGCCATGATCTTTGTCACCGACACGCACCACATCATTTTGCGCGCTTTGCTGTCCAGCTATGTGATTTTCCCACCCGGTCAGATTATGATCATTGATATGACCGACCAGATTCTCAGGGCCGCGGGCCAAAGCCTGTATATCGGAACCGCCATCGCCGCCCCGTTCTTTATCATGGGGGTGGTATTGAACCTTGGCATGGGTCTGGCCAACCGCGTGATGCCACAGCTTCCGGTGTTTTTTGTCGCAGCACCCTTGTTGATCGGCGCGGGCCTGTTGATCCTTGCGGTCTCCATGCCGACAATTCTTGATTTCTACATATCGGAGTTCCGCGCGTGGCTCGGCGGGTTTAAGTTCTGA
- a CDS encoding flagellar motor switch protein, which produces MAMIIDSVIILLLIGSITYGYIVSRKVRMLMAILKDLEPLVEEFSSAVDKSQDSVSQMRDNIEVAEQVQHAEPEMEPELAQQTAFSSRRAAPVETPGLRVMRDKKELVRAFFDTQSTAKV; this is translated from the coding sequence ATGGCGATGATAATTGACAGCGTAATCATCCTGCTTCTCATCGGCAGCATCACATACGGCTATATCGTGTCGCGCAAGGTGCGCATGTTGATGGCGATCCTGAAAGACCTTGAACCCTTGGTCGAGGAGTTTTCGTCGGCGGTAGATAAGTCGCAGGATTCAGTCAGCCAGATGCGCGATAACATCGAAGTTGCAGAACAGGTTCAGCATGCAGAGCCCGAAATGGAGCCGGAGCTGGCGCAGCAAACGGCCTTTTCCAGCCGCCGTGCCGCCCCGGTTGAAACACCCGGCCTGCGCGTGATGCGTGACAAGAAAGAACTGGTGCGCGCGTTTTTCGACACCCAAAGCACTGCGAAGGTATAA
- the flgC gene encoding flagellar basal body rod protein FlgC: MDPLSSIGTTAASGMRAQADRLRVVSENVANASSTAQQPGGDPYQRKTMSFESSTDSRTGAAIVESGDIGRDESAFELRFDPSHPAADENGYIKLPNVNPLIEMSNMREASRSYEANLSMMENARDMRSQLVDMLK; encoded by the coding sequence ATGGATCCTCTCAGCAGTATCGGAACAACCGCCGCCAGCGGCATGCGCGCCCAGGCAGACCGGTTGCGCGTGGTGTCCGAAAACGTGGCCAACGCCAGTTCGACCGCGCAACAACCGGGGGGCGATCCCTATCAGCGCAAAACCATGTCGTTTGAGTCCTCCACCGACAGTCGCACAGGTGCCGCGATTGTCGAATCCGGCGACATTGGACGGGATGAAAGCGCCTTCGAGCTGCGTTTTGACCCCTCCCATCCGGCAGCAGACGAAAACGGATACATCAAGCTTCCAAACGTTAACCCGTTGATTGAAATGAGCAACATGCGCGAAGCCTCCCGTAGTTACGAGGCGAACCTGTCGATGATGGAAAATGCCCGCGACATGCGCAGCCAGCTTGTCGATATGTTGAAGTAA
- a CDS encoding FliI/YscN family ATPase, which yields MKTFAKMQDAIYSSSSARTIGSTKAIVGLTLTVGGLEAVAGIGSRCRVFGRKGIVDGQVVGAQEGDLCVLPFGAWDGVAVGDPVELIELDDMVYPDESWIGTVVDALGRPLSDYDRAPRPRKKTTGAAQPPKAFERKQVGEKLETQIKCVDVFTPLCRGQRMGVFAGSGVGKSTLMAMLARNTDADVIVIGLIGERGREVQQFIREDLGPEGMARAVVVVSTGDEAPLLRKQAALTTTAIAEYFKSQGKQVLLLLDSVTRFAMAQREIGLARGEPPTLRGYPPSVFSELPHLLERTGPGREGEGDITALYTVLVDGDDMNEPIADAVRGIVDGHLVLDRRIAEQGRFPAIDLQKSLSRMLPGCHSPEEFEITRTARKALGRYADMEDLIRLGAYKPGSDVDTDQAVLLFQKVSPFLSQQRSECSAAGQSFAEIYRMILEAGIDDPLAAFFEQQDAQAGAVPAHAQ from the coding sequence ATGAAAACCTTCGCCAAAATGCAAGATGCTATCTATTCATCTTCTAGCGCGCGGACCATTGGCAGCACCAAAGCCATTGTCGGCCTGACCTTGACGGTTGGCGGGCTTGAGGCAGTTGCCGGCATTGGCAGTCGCTGTCGTGTGTTTGGTCGGAAGGGTATCGTCGACGGACAGGTTGTCGGCGCGCAGGAGGGTGATTTGTGCGTGCTGCCTTTCGGGGCGTGGGATGGCGTTGCCGTTGGTGACCCGGTCGAATTGATCGAGCTGGACGACATGGTTTATCCCGATGAAAGCTGGATCGGCACGGTTGTGGATGCCTTGGGGCGGCCCTTGTCCGATTATGACCGCGCGCCGCGGCCGCGCAAGAAAACCACCGGCGCAGCGCAGCCGCCCAAAGCGTTCGAGCGCAAACAGGTTGGCGAAAAGCTTGAGACGCAGATCAAATGTGTGGATGTGTTCACACCGCTGTGCCGTGGCCAGCGGATGGGAGTTTTTGCCGGTTCGGGTGTGGGAAAGTCGACGCTGATGGCGATGTTGGCGCGCAACACGGATGCGGATGTCATCGTGATCGGTCTGATCGGGGAACGTGGCCGCGAAGTTCAACAGTTCATCCGCGAGGATCTGGGCCCCGAAGGCATGGCCCGTGCAGTTGTCGTTGTGTCCACCGGCGACGAGGCACCGTTGCTGCGCAAGCAGGCGGCCCTGACGACAACTGCCATCGCCGAGTACTTTAAATCGCAAGGCAAGCAAGTGTTGCTGCTGCTCGACAGTGTGACCCGATTTGCCATGGCGCAACGTGAAATCGGCCTTGCCCGTGGCGAGCCGCCAACGCTGCGCGGCTACCCCCCGTCAGTGTTCAGCGAGTTACCACATCTGTTGGAACGTACGGGCCCCGGACGCGAAGGGGAGGGGGATATCACCGCGCTTTACACAGTTCTGGTGGATGGTGATGACATGAACGAACCCATTGCGGACGCCGTGCGCGGTATTGTGGATGGCCATCTGGTGCTGGATCGGCGGATCGCGGAACAGGGGCGTTTTCCGGCGATTGATTTGCAGAAATCACTGTCGCGGATGTTGCCGGGGTGTCATTCACCAGAAGAGTTCGAGATCACAAGAACGGCCCGTAAGGCATTGGGGCGTTATGCCGACATGGAAGACCTTATTCGATTGGGGGCCTACAAGCCTGGCTCGGACGTGGATACCGATCAGGCGGTTCTGCTGTTTCAAAAGGTCAGCCCGTTTTTGTCACAACAGCGCAGTGAGTGTAGCGCTGCCGGACAAAGCTTTGCCGAGATTTACCGGATGATCCTGGAAGCGGGCATCGACGACCCGCTTGCTGCGTTTTTTGAACAGCAAGACGCGCAAGCCGGCGCTGTCCCGGCGCATGCGCAATAA
- the fliQ gene encoding flagellar biosynthesis protein FliQ, with the protein MEPVAAYEIIRQTLTATLLSSAPVLAVALIVGLVIAFFQALTQIQEMTLTFVPKIAAIFVTIALSLPFVFGTLTQLTDRVFDLIVNGGV; encoded by the coding sequence GTGGAACCTGTCGCAGCTTACGAAATCATCCGCCAGACGCTTACTGCAACGTTATTGTCGTCCGCCCCTGTCTTGGCGGTTGCGCTTATCGTCGGTCTGGTGATCGCGTTCTTTCAGGCGCTGACGCAGATTCAGGAAATGACCCTTACCTTCGTGCCAAAGATCGCTGCTATCTTTGTGACCATCGCACTATCCTTGCCGTTCGTTTTCGGCACGCTAACACAACTGACGGACCGCGTTTTCGATCTTATCGTAAATGGTGGCGTGTAA
- a CDS encoding lytic transglycosylase domain-containing protein — protein MRRTRATYVVIAFALTAGAAQAEGSGGWLGFYRPSVTQAPAAAAPVNASVCMTEILQAQARYNIPDNLLLAIGIQEAGRRVDGKIAIWPWTANARGKGVFFDSKQDLEAWVRQTQASGTRSVDVGCMQINQKWHARQFASLEEATDPKSNVDYAARFLLSLYRETRDWWQAAGRYHSSTESYKSVYLRKLGKNQKLANRHQVHFAKQNAPTQATAVTAAPWYAPAVNWTSDMTGSQGVSRNVMSIYSASPLQAVLPDYEQAD, from the coding sequence GTGCGGCGGACACGCGCAACATATGTGGTTATCGCCTTCGCCCTCACGGCGGGCGCGGCGCAGGCCGAGGGATCCGGCGGCTGGCTCGGATTTTACCGTCCGTCTGTCACGCAAGCGCCCGCCGCTGCCGCGCCGGTGAATGCCAGCGTCTGCATGACCGAGATTCTGCAAGCACAGGCCCGATATAACATTCCCGACAACCTGCTGCTGGCCATTGGCATTCAGGAAGCAGGCCGGCGCGTGGATGGAAAGATCGCCATTTGGCCATGGACTGCGAACGCCCGCGGCAAAGGCGTCTTTTTCGACTCCAAGCAAGATTTGGAAGCATGGGTGCGCCAAACCCAAGCGTCGGGGACGCGTTCGGTTGATGTCGGCTGTATGCAAATCAACCAGAAATGGCATGCCCGCCAGTTCGCCTCCCTTGAGGAAGCGACAGATCCCAAATCGAACGTCGATTATGCGGCGCGTTTTTTGTTGAGCCTTTACCGCGAAACCCGCGACTGGTGGCAGGCGGCTGGCCGCTATCATTCGTCCACCGAAAGCTACAAATCTGTTTACCTGCGCAAGCTTGGCAAAAACCAGAAACTCGCGAACAGGCACCAGGTCCATTTTGCAAAACAAAACGCCCCCACCCAAGCAACAGCCGTAACGGCCGCGCCGTGGTATGCGCCGGCCGTCAATTGGACCTCTGATATGACAGGGTCGCAGGGCGTTTCGCGCAATGTCATGTCGATCTATTCAGCCTCGCCCTTACAGGCCGTGTTGCCCGACTATGAACAGGCCGATTGA
- the flhA gene encoding flagellar biosynthesis protein FlhA has protein sequence MAVNDTNTGGFQLSGLLKLGHNNRDIGFAIGVVLILGMLFVPLPPFFLDLGLAISLSLSVLILMVALWIGTPLEFNSFPTLLLVVTMLRLALNVSSTRLILSEGHNGPGAAGNVIEGFARFIVGGDFVIGIIVFTILVIINFIVITKGSTRIAEVAARFSLDAMPGKQMAIDADLAAGAITEQDAKLRRKTVEEESSFFGAMDGASKFVRGDAVAGLIITLINVFGGILIGMMSHDLSVGQAMSNYTVLTIGDGLVTQIPALIVSLAAGLLVTKSGTHGAANVAVLGQLSNFPKALYMAAVLTFCIGWLPGFPLFIFLPMSVGLAAFGYSMQGQAAENEAKAKQVEKDSEAAQAPQEDSMSEMLRVDDVRLDLGTALVPMITSNNAALPGKVKSLRSLFIKDFGFVLPMVRIKDDTDLPQMTYSISLQGVEAARGEVDPNMMMVINPTGEEIDLPGKRTREPTFGLEAIWVDEARASEAELQGLTVVDPESVITTHLTEVIKEHMPEILTYAATQELIEGQEKDYQKLLADSSNNNPAVTLQHVLQALLAERVSIRNLPKIIEAVAEATANTKNIRTVIEHARGKLAKQICHALVDAQGYVPVINLGGSWESELINAISTTNGEETFLMSPTRVQEFVLEMRKEIQKFSSADEWPAILVTPRARPYVRSILERVSPMTQVISHNEVHRKASLRTVGTVGQ, from the coding sequence ATGGCTGTGAACGACACCAACACAGGCGGGTTTCAACTAAGCGGCCTGTTGAAGTTAGGGCATAACAACCGCGACATCGGGTTTGCCATTGGCGTTGTGCTTATTCTGGGCATGCTATTTGTCCCCCTGCCCCCGTTCTTTCTGGATCTGGGTCTGGCGATATCCTTGTCGCTTTCTGTCTTGATCCTCATGGTGGCGCTGTGGATCGGTACGCCGCTTGAATTCAACTCTTTCCCGACGCTTTTGCTCGTGGTGACCATGCTGCGGCTGGCGTTGAACGTGTCATCGACACGGCTGATCCTGAGCGAAGGGCACAATGGGCCCGGGGCCGCCGGGAATGTGATCGAAGGGTTTGCGCGGTTCATTGTCGGTGGTGATTTTGTCATCGGGATCATTGTGTTCACCATCCTTGTGATCATCAACTTTATCGTCATCACCAAGGGGTCGACCCGCATCGCCGAAGTCGCTGCACGGTTTTCGCTTGATGCGATGCCCGGCAAACAGATGGCGATTGACGCCGATCTGGCGGCAGGTGCCATCACGGAACAAGACGCCAAGCTGCGCCGTAAAACCGTCGAGGAAGAAAGCTCGTTCTTCGGCGCGATGGACGGTGCCTCCAAGTTCGTGCGCGGGGATGCGGTTGCGGGTCTGATCATCACGCTGATCAATGTGTTCGGCGGCATTCTGATCGGCATGATGAGCCACGATCTGAGCGTCGGCCAAGCGATGAGCAATTACACCGTCCTGACCATCGGCGATGGTCTGGTCACCCAAATTCCTGCGCTGATCGTCTCACTTGCCGCGGGTCTTCTGGTCACCAAAAGCGGTACACATGGTGCTGCGAACGTGGCGGTTCTGGGCCAACTCAGCAACTTTCCCAAAGCGCTTTATATGGCGGCGGTCCTGACATTCTGCATTGGCTGGCTGCCCGGTTTCCCGCTGTTCATCTTTCTGCCCATGTCTGTTGGACTGGCCGCTTTCGGATATAGCATGCAAGGACAGGCGGCCGAGAATGAGGCAAAGGCAAAACAGGTCGAAAAAGACAGCGAGGCCGCGCAAGCGCCGCAGGAAGACAGCATGTCAGAGATGTTGCGCGTCGATGATGTGCGCCTTGACCTTGGAACGGCACTGGTGCCGATGATCACATCAAACAACGCCGCCCTACCCGGCAAGGTCAAAAGCCTGCGGTCGTTGTTTATCAAGGATTTCGGTTTCGTCCTACCCATGGTGCGCATCAAGGACGATACCGATCTGCCACAGATGACCTATTCGATCTCCCTGCAAGGCGTCGAGGCCGCACGCGGCGAGGTGGACCCGAACATGATGATGGTCATCAACCCCACCGGCGAAGAAATCGACCTGCCCGGCAAACGCACCCGTGAACCAACGTTCGGATTGGAAGCGATTTGGGTGGATGAGGCCCGCGCATCGGAAGCCGAGTTGCAAGGCCTGACCGTTGTGGACCCAGAAAGCGTGATCACCACCCACCTGACCGAGGTGATCAAGGAACACATGCCCGAAATCCTGACCTATGCGGCCACGCAGGAACTGATTGAAGGGCAGGAAAAAGATTATCAAAAACTGTTGGCGGACAGCTCCAACAACAACCCTGCGGTGACATTGCAACATGTGTTGCAAGCGCTGTTGGCCGAACGGGTTTCCATTCGCAACCTTCCAAAGATCATCGAAGCCGTGGCCGAAGCAACCGCCAACACCAAGAACATACGCACCGTTATCGAACACGCACGGGGCAAGCTGGCGAAGCAGATTTGTCACGCGCTTGTCGATGCGCAGGGCTATGTGCCTGTGATCAATCTGGGCGGTTCTTGGGAAAGCGAATTGATCAATGCCATCTCAACCACCAACGGCGAAGAAACCTTTTTGATGTCACCCACACGGGTACAGGAATTTGTTCTTGAGATGCGCAAGGAAATCCAGAAATTTTCTTCCGCTGACGAATGGCCAGCCATTCTGGTCACGCCGCGCGCGCGCCCTTATGTGCGCTCGATTCTGGAACGTGTCAGCCCGATGACCCAAGTGATTTCCCACAACGAAGTCCACCGCAAAGCGTCGTTGCGCACGGTTGGTACAGTCGGGCAATGA
- a CDS encoding flagellar motor switch protein FliM, with protein MNEVLSQNEVEDGNVSLVDEIIRQSDFTFDRLPMLDIIGARLVENLAEAFSDLTRTSCEASMVSLDYITMDQVAADVPTPVLMAVGIGKPFDGEILIAIDKVTLLATSELMLGGSAKNLDVDGVESFTAIELGFGERVAAAVLAELQRALTVVSGSALELERVETDPEAAAVAKHNSLCARIKVSVAIAGHQGAVDVIIPYDALEPIRPDLGKVYFGDRGDGQSSWHDMIGSQIERAHMTLEVLLAEEAIPIQQIMAWKPGDTINFGIEEGQDATMICADTPMFKVSIGKRNNGFVAVQITEELKLKKELETDGDDN; from the coding sequence GTGAACGAGGTACTTTCACAAAACGAAGTCGAGGACGGGAACGTCAGTCTGGTTGACGAGATCATCCGGCAATCCGACTTTACGTTTGACCGGCTGCCGATGCTCGACATTATCGGTGCGCGTCTGGTCGAAAACCTTGCCGAAGCATTTTCCGACCTGACCCGAACCAGTTGCGAAGCCAGCATGGTGTCGCTGGATTACATCACGATGGATCAGGTCGCCGCAGACGTACCAACACCCGTTCTGATGGCGGTTGGCATTGGCAAACCGTTCGATGGTGAAATCCTTATTGCGATCGACAAGGTAACCTTGTTGGCGACCAGTGAGTTGATGCTGGGGGGCAGTGCGAAAAATCTGGATGTTGACGGGGTCGAAAGCTTCACAGCAATCGAGTTGGGGTTTGGTGAGCGGGTGGCCGCAGCGGTGCTGGCGGAGCTCCAGCGGGCGTTGACGGTGGTGAGCGGCTCTGCGCTGGAGCTGGAGCGTGTCGAAACCGACCCCGAAGCCGCGGCAGTGGCGAAACACAATAGCCTATGCGCGCGCATCAAGGTTTCCGTTGCAATCGCCGGCCATCAGGGTGCGGTGGATGTCATCATCCCTTACGACGCGCTTGAGCCAATCCGGCCTGATCTGGGCAAGGTGTATTTCGGGGACCGCGGCGACGGGCAAAGCAGTTGGCATGACATGATCGGCAGCCAGATAGAGCGCGCCCATATGACGTTGGAAGTGCTGCTGGCTGAAGAGGCAATCCCGATTCAGCAGATCATGGCGTGGAAACCCGGCGATACGATTAACTTTGGCATCGAAGAAGGTCAGGACGCGACCATGATCTGCGCCGACACGCCGATGTTCAAAGTGTCCATTGGCAAACGCAACAACGGCTTTGTCGCCGTTCAAATCACCGAAGAACTGAAACTCAAAAAGGAGCTAGAAACAGATGGCGATGATAATTGA